In Streptomyces dangxiongensis, one DNA window encodes the following:
- the fusA gene encoding elongation factor G produces the protein MRTTPNPLSAVRNLGILAHVDAGKTTVTERILYATGTTRKRGEVHDGTTVTDFDPQERDRGITIFAAAVSCAWDGHRINLIDTPGHVDFADEVERSLRVLDGAVAVFDAVAGVEPQSESVWRQADRHGVPRIAFVNKLDRAGADLDRAVGSIRERLHPAPLVVQLPVGAEGGFTGVVDLVRMRSLIWGDDEGTAVDGAVPEELREEAVRRRRALEEAVAERHPAALEEFCDRETLSAATLTTALRDLTRSGDGVVVLCGSAYRNRGIEPLLDAVVAYLPSPLDVPAVRGVHDGAGQQQRNADPRLPFAGLVFKVNAGATGRLAYVRIYSGTLEKGDIVCDAGAGRTERVARILRVMADRHVQLDRAVAGDIVAVAGVKSARPGATLCDPGAPLLLEPPVAADPVVSVAVEARRSTDTGRLATALARLAEEDPSLVVRIDAETGQTVLSGRGELHLEVAVERIRRDGGPEVTVGRPRVAYRETVAGGVRGFVYRHVKQDGGAGQFAHVVLDVEPLGPDAGVTGFVFRSAVTGGRVPQEYVRAVEAGCRDALAEGPLGGHPVTGLRVTLTDGSTHVKDSSDTAFRTAGRLGLRAALRACTAVLLEPVAEVTVTVPADAVGGVLGDLAARRGRVGGSQARGGAAVLTAIVPLAELFGYATRLRSRTQGRGTFTTRPAGYAPAPATTPAR, from the coding sequence GTGCGTACGACCCCCAACCCTCTCTCCGCTGTCCGCAACCTCGGCATCCTCGCCCACGTCGACGCGGGCAAGACCACCGTCACCGAGCGCATCCTGTACGCGACGGGCACCACCCGCAAGCGGGGCGAGGTGCACGACGGCACTACCGTCACCGACTTCGATCCGCAGGAACGCGACCGCGGCATCACCATCTTCGCCGCCGCGGTGAGCTGTGCCTGGGACGGCCACCGCATCAACCTGATCGACACCCCCGGACACGTCGACTTCGCCGACGAGGTCGAGCGGTCGCTGCGCGTCCTGGACGGCGCGGTCGCCGTGTTCGACGCCGTCGCCGGGGTCGAGCCGCAGAGCGAGTCGGTGTGGCGGCAGGCCGACCGGCACGGCGTGCCGAGGATCGCGTTCGTCAACAAACTGGACCGCGCGGGCGCCGACCTCGACCGGGCCGTCGGCTCCATCCGGGAACGGCTGCACCCCGCCCCGCTGGTGGTGCAGTTGCCCGTCGGCGCCGAGGGCGGCTTCACCGGCGTGGTGGACCTGGTACGGATGCGGTCGCTGATCTGGGGCGACGACGAGGGTACGGCCGTGGATGGCGCGGTGCCCGAGGAGCTGCGCGAGGAGGCGGTACGGCGGCGGCGCGCGTTGGAGGAGGCGGTCGCGGAACGGCACCCGGCCGCCCTGGAGGAGTTCTGCGACCGCGAGACCCTCTCCGCCGCGACCCTCACCACCGCCCTGCGCGACCTGACCCGCAGCGGGGACGGCGTGGTCGTGCTCTGCGGTTCCGCCTACCGCAACCGCGGCATCGAACCGCTGCTGGACGCGGTGGTGGCCTACCTGCCCTCGCCGCTGGACGTACCCGCCGTACGCGGGGTCCACGACGGCGCCGGACAGCAGCAGCGGAACGCCGATCCCCGACTGCCGTTCGCGGGGCTGGTGTTCAAGGTGAACGCGGGCGCCACCGGGCGCCTGGCCTACGTGCGGATCTACTCGGGGACGCTGGAGAAGGGGGACATCGTGTGCGACGCGGGCGCCGGACGCACCGAGCGGGTGGCGCGCATCCTGCGGGTCATGGCGGACCGGCACGTCCAGCTCGACCGGGCGGTCGCCGGTGACATCGTCGCGGTCGCGGGCGTGAAGTCCGCCCGGCCCGGCGCCACGCTGTGCGACCCCGGAGCACCGCTGCTGCTGGAACCGCCCGTGGCCGCCGATCCCGTGGTGTCCGTGGCGGTCGAGGCACGGCGGAGCACGGACACCGGCCGGCTCGCCACGGCGCTGGCCCGGCTCGCGGAGGAGGACCCCTCGCTGGTGGTGCGCATCGATGCCGAGACCGGGCAGACCGTGCTCTCCGGAAGGGGTGAACTCCATCTGGAGGTCGCGGTGGAGCGGATCCGCCGTGACGGCGGGCCGGAGGTCACCGTGGGCCGGCCGCGGGTCGCCTACCGGGAGACGGTGGCCGGCGGGGTACGCGGATTCGTGTACCGGCACGTCAAACAGGACGGCGGAGCCGGGCAGTTCGCGCATGTCGTTCTGGACGTGGAGCCGCTCGGTCCGGACGCGGGCGTCACCGGTTTCGTGTTCCGGTCGGCCGTGACCGGTGGCCGGGTGCCGCAGGAGTACGTGCGCGCGGTCGAGGCCGGCTGCCGGGACGCCCTTGCCGAGGGGCCGCTCGGCGGGCATCCGGTGACCGGGCTGCGCGTCACGCTCACCGACGGCTCCACGCATGTGAAGGACTCGTCCGACACGGCCTTCCGCACCGCCGGCCGGCTCGGTCTGCGCGCTGCCCTGCGGGCCTGTACGGCGGTCCTGCTGGAGCCGGTCGCCGAGGTCACGGTGACCGTGCCGGCGGACGCGGTCGGCGGGGTCCTCGGGGACCTGGCCGCACGGCGCGGCCGGGTCGGCGGCTCGCAGGCCCGCGGTGGCGCGGCCGTCCTGACGGCGATCGTGCCGCTGGCCGAACTGTTCGGCTACGCCACCCGGTTGCGCAGCCGCACCCAGGGCCGGGGCACGTTCACCACCCGGCCCGCCGGCTACGCACCGGCACCGGCGACGACGCCCGCACGGTGA